In Carassius auratus strain Wakin unplaced genomic scaffold, ASM336829v1 scaf_tig00023106, whole genome shotgun sequence, the following proteins share a genomic window:
- the LOC113077665 gene encoding arrestin domain-containing protein 3-like — MAIRNFAIEYDALNDRNTFSNGDTLVGRVIMEVSKETKIKALTFKVKGKADVSWTETQGEDNVTHWDKEKYFSQTQSVLPEDNEGSITLVAGRHALPFAFQLPYQGLPSSFKGAHGKIHYRISAKLSRSMRAASKAEAKFTFVARADYDQSTLMASQHGSKDKDVIFFASGNISMNIFLPKTGYQQGERLVVNGEIVNSSTRKIVPKYIIYQKQSFFAGGQRAVHTTQILKDKGEPLVSSTRQNVSKVLVLPTEISTTIQNCRILKVEYRLKVILEVSFTKNPVIKLPLIILPQHDGTSSKEMEAGLHGDLAKMNI; from the exons ATGGCGATCCGTAACTTTGCTATTGAGTATGATGCCTTAAATGATCGCAACACCTTCAGCAATGGGGATACTTTGGTGGGCAGAGTTATCATGGAAGTGTCAAAGGAAACCAAAATCAAGGCTCTGACTTTCAAGGTGAAAGGCAAGGCTGATGTGTCATGGACTGAGACGCAAGGGGAAGACAATGTGACGCACTGGGATAAAGAAAAGTATTTCTCACAAACTCAATCTGTTTTACCGGAGGATAACGAAG GCTCTATAACTCTTGTGGCTGGCAGACATGCCTTACCTTTTGCCTTTCAGCTTCCCTACCA GGGCCTGCCTTCATCTTTTAAAGGTGCTCATGGTAAAATTCATTACCGGATTTCAGCCAAGTTGAGCAGGTCTATGCGTGCAGCAAGTAAAGCTGAAGCCAAGTTTACCTTCGTAGCCAGAGCTGATTATGACCAGTCAACACTTATG GCATCTCAACATGGCAGTAAAGACAAAGATGTCATATTTTTTGCCTCTGGAAATATTTCGATGAATATTTTCCTGCCAAAGACAGGCTACCAGCAAG GTGAAAGGCTAGTTGTCAACGGTGAGATTGTAAACAGCTCAACTCGAAAAATTGTGCCAAAGTACATTATCTACCAGAAGCAAAGCTTCTTTGCTGGAGGCCAGAGAGCTGTTCATACCACCCAGATACTGAAGGATAAAGGAGAGCCTTTAGTGTCCTCCACCAGACAGAATGTGTCGAAAGTATTAGTCCTTCCCACAGAAATCAGCACCACCATCCAGAACTGCAGAATCCTCAAGGTCGAATACAGACTGAAG GTTATTTTGGAAGTATCGTTCACTAAAAACCCTGTGATTAAACTCCCGTTGATCATACTGCCTCAACATGATGGGACCTCATCCAAAGAGATGGAGGCAGGACTACATGGAGACCTGgccaaaatgaatatttga